CAACGTCCGGGTCAGCCTGCATCGGGAGACGACCGAGGCGGACGTCGAGCGGTTCCTCACCGAACTGCCCGGGATCGTCGCCGAACTGCGCGCCGAGGCCGGGGTGGTGGGGCTGTGACGATGCCGGACGAGGTCATCGACTGCCGGGGGCAGCGCTGCCCGCTGCCCGTGATCGCGGCGGCGCGACGGATGCCCGAGGTGCCGGTCGGCACGGTGGTCCGGGTGCTGGCCGACGACCCGGCGGCGGCGGTCGACATTCCCGCCTGGTGCCGGATGCGCGGCCACGAGTACCTGGGTTCCGTCAACGGCCCCGAAGGCCCCGCCCACGACGTCCGCCGCACCCACTAACCCCA
The window above is part of the Micromonospora sp. LH3U1 genome. Proteins encoded here:
- a CDS encoding sulfurtransferase TusA family protein, which gives rise to MTMPDEVIDCRGQRCPLPVIAAARRMPEVPVGTVVRVLADDPAAAVDIPAWCRMRGHEYLGSVNGPEGPAHDVRRTH